In the genome of Microcoleus sp. FACHB-831, one region contains:
- a CDS encoding NAD(P)H-quinone oxidoreductase subunit F: MTQFLTQTSWCVPLYGLIGAILTLPWSTGIVRRTGPRPAAYFNVLMTVLAFLHGTVIFRSTLHQEPQEIIIHWLKAADLDLSFALDISSVSVGSMELVTGLSLLAQLFALGYMEKDWAIARFFAMMGFFEAAMSGLAISNSLFLTYALLEILTLSTYLLVGFWYAQPLVVTAARDAFLTKRVGDVLLLMGVVALATLSGSLNFPDLYEWAETAHLSPTAATLLGLALIAGPTGKCAQFPLHLWLDEAMEGPNPASILRNSVVVAGGAYVLIKLQPILVLSPVASTALIVIGTMTAVGASLVALAQIDIKRSLSHSTSAYLGLVFIAVGMQWTGFALLVLFTHAIAKALLFMSIGAVILTTNNQNLTEMGGLWSRMPATTTSFVVGAAGLVGLLPLGGFWALRQGVSIFLYENPWLVAVLLLVNCLNALSLTRIFRLVFLGQPQPKTRRAPEVPWPMAVPMVSLTILTLLVPFMLQSVSVLPDWDYINPLAVALLISSGLLGTLMGAAIYLNRNWSRPLQISLRFLQDLLAYDFYVEKLYRVTVVFAVDVISKLSNWIDRYVVDGFVNLVGFATIFSGQGLKYSASGQLQSYVLTILLGVSVLGLLMLWPLLQVLSWEFKILN, from the coding sequence GGCTTAATAGGCGCAATTTTGACACTACCGTGGTCTACCGGAATCGTCCGTCGCACAGGGCCAAGACCAGCAGCCTACTTTAACGTGTTGATGACGGTTTTGGCGTTCTTACACGGCACAGTTATCTTCAGATCTACCTTGCATCAGGAGCCTCAAGAGATAATAATCCACTGGCTAAAAGCAGCAGATTTAGATTTATCGTTTGCTCTAGACATCTCCAGCGTGAGTGTGGGGTCAATGGAGTTGGTAACGGGGCTAAGTCTGTTGGCGCAACTTTTCGCCTTGGGATATATGGAGAAAGACTGGGCTATAGCCCGCTTCTTTGCCATGATGGGATTTTTTGAAGCGGCAATGAGCGGTCTGGCTATCAGTAACTCATTATTTCTGACTTATGCCCTGCTAGAGATACTCACCCTTTCCACCTATTTGTTGGTCGGATTTTGGTATGCCCAACCTTTGGTGGTGACAGCGGCGAGAGACGCCTTTTTAACCAAGCGGGTGGGAGACGTGCTGCTGCTGATGGGTGTAGTCGCGCTGGCGACATTATCGGGCAGCTTAAACTTTCCAGACTTGTATGAATGGGCTGAGACTGCTCATTTGTCTCCGACGGCTGCAACGTTGTTGGGTTTGGCTTTGATTGCTGGCCCCACAGGTAAATGCGCTCAATTCCCCCTGCATCTTTGGCTAGATGAGGCTATGGAAGGGCCGAATCCGGCTTCGATATTGCGAAACTCGGTAGTGGTGGCTGGCGGTGCATATGTTTTGATTAAACTTCAGCCAATTTTAGTGCTTTCGCCCGTTGCTTCGACTGCATTAATAGTAATTGGAACGATGACAGCGGTTGGGGCTTCGTTGGTGGCGCTCGCCCAAATAGATATTAAGCGATCGCTTTCTCATTCCACCAGCGCATACTTGGGTTTGGTGTTTATCGCCGTAGGTATGCAATGGACGGGTTTCGCACTGCTGGTGCTGTTTACCCACGCGATCGCCAAAGCACTGTTATTTATGAGTATAGGCGCGGTCATTCTCACAACCAACAACCAAAACCTCACAGAGATGGGCGGTTTGTGGTCGCGGATGCCAGCAACTACCACCTCCTTTGTTGTAGGCGCGGCAGGATTAGTGGGACTGCTTCCTCTGGGGGGATTTTGGGCACTTCGTCAAGGCGTCAGCATCTTTTTGTATGAAAATCCCTGGCTGGTAGCAGTATTGCTATTGGTTAACTGCTTAAACGCTTTAAGTTTAACCCGCATCTTTCGTCTCGTATTTTTGGGTCAACCTCAGCCCAAGACTCGCCGCGCCCCAGAAGTTCCCTGGCCTATGGCCGTGCCGATGGTGAGTTTGACCATACTAACTCTGTTAGTACCCTTCATGCTACAGAGCGTGTCAGTTCTGCCTGACTGGGATTACATCAATCCACTAGCGGTAGCGCTGTTAATTTCATCGGGATTGCTCGGCACTCTTATGGGAGCAGCCATTTATCTTAATAGAAACTGGTCAAGACCTCTGCAAATTTCTTTAAGATTCTTGCAAGACTTGTTGGCTTACGACTTTTACGTTGAAAAGCTTTACCGCGTCACCGTCGTTTTTGCAGTTGACGTAATTTCCAAACTTAGCAATTGGATTGACCGCTACGTGGTGGATGGGTTTGTTAACTTAGTTGGATTTGCGACAATTTTCAGCGGTCAGGGCTTGAAGTACAGCGCATCAGGTCAATTGCAGTCTTATGTACTGACTATCCTGCTGGGAGTAAGCGTTTTAGGGTTGCTAATGCTCTGGCCATTGTTACAGGTTTTGAGTTGGGAATTCAAAATTTTGAATTGA
- a CDS encoding NADH-quinone oxidoreductase subunit M, with translation MLSVLIWVPILGAAIVGFSPGNITPKGARNLTLAIAIALFIWCVLLGIQFQTGDSKLQFSEFIPWIDTLGLTYHLGVDGLSLPLIVVNGLLTCIAVYSTDETIHRPRFYYSLLLLLNAGVAGAFLAQDLLLFFLFYELELIPLYLLIAIWGGSKRGYAATKFLIYTAVSGILIVASFFGLVLLSGAGSFAYEPLRGHTIPLATQFVLLGALLVGFGIKIPLFPFHTWLPDAHVEASTPISVLLAGVLLKLGTYGLLRFGLGLFPEAWAVLSPWLATWAVASVLYGASCAIAQKDMKKMVAYSSIAHMGYILLAAAAATPLSLLGAVCQMISHGLISAMLFLLVGVVYKKAGTRDLDALQGLLNPERGMPVVGSLMILGVMASAGIPGMVGFISEFMVFRGSFAVFPIQTLLSMVGTGLTAVYFLLMVNRAFFGRLSKQVENLPKVEWSDRWPAMILAILIVILGVQPSWMVRWSETSMTAMITNQPAIAQVSSANK, from the coding sequence ATGCTCAGCGTTTTGATTTGGGTGCCGATATTAGGTGCCGCTATAGTGGGGTTTTCTCCCGGAAACATAACGCCCAAGGGTGCGCGTAATCTAACCTTGGCGATCGCGATCGCGCTGTTTATCTGGTGTGTACTTCTAGGCATCCAGTTCCAAACAGGCGATAGTAAACTGCAATTTTCTGAGTTCATTCCCTGGATTGACACTTTAGGCTTGACCTATCACCTTGGCGTTGACGGTCTATCTTTGCCTTTAATTGTTGTAAATGGTCTTTTGACTTGCATAGCTGTCTACAGCACAGATGAAACTATCCACCGACCCAGGTTTTATTACTCTTTACTGTTACTGCTGAATGCTGGAGTTGCAGGTGCTTTCCTCGCGCAGGATTTGCTGCTGTTTTTCCTATTTTATGAGTTGGAACTGATTCCCCTATATCTGTTGATTGCTATTTGGGGTGGCTCTAAGCGCGGATATGCAGCAACAAAGTTTCTCATATATACGGCTGTTTCTGGAATTTTAATTGTCGCATCTTTCTTTGGTCTAGTTTTGCTTAGTGGCGCTGGCTCCTTTGCTTACGAACCTTTGCGCGGTCACACCATACCGCTAGCAACGCAATTTGTGCTGCTGGGAGCGCTTTTGGTGGGATTTGGTATTAAAATTCCCCTATTTCCGTTTCATACTTGGTTGCCAGATGCTCACGTTGAGGCTTCGACACCAATTTCAGTGTTGTTGGCAGGCGTGTTGTTGAAGTTGGGGACTTATGGACTGTTGCGGTTTGGTTTGGGGTTGTTTCCAGAAGCGTGGGCGGTACTAAGTCCTTGGCTGGCTACTTGGGCTGTTGCGAGCGTACTTTACGGTGCATCGTGCGCGATCGCTCAAAAAGATATGAAAAAAATGGTGGCCTATAGTTCGATTGCACACATGGGCTATATTCTTTTAGCCGCCGCCGCAGCAACGCCTCTTAGCTTGCTCGGAGCTGTATGCCAAATGATCAGCCATGGGTTAATCTCCGCAATGCTGTTTTTGCTAGTAGGCGTTGTTTACAAAAAAGCTGGCACAAGAGATTTAGATGCCCTTCAAGGTCTGCTCAACCCGGAACGGGGTATGCCTGTGGTTGGTAGCTTGATGATATTGGGGGTAATGGCTAGCGCTGGCATTCCCGGTATGGTGGGTTTTATTTCCGAATTTATGGTTTTTCGAGGCAGTTTTGCAGTTTTTCCAATTCAAACTCTGCTAAGCATGGTGGGTACGGGATTAACGGCAGTTTACTTCTTGCTGATGGTTAATCGTGCGTTTTTTGGACGCCTTTCCAAACAAGTTGAAAACTTGCCAAAAGTGGAGTGGAGCGATCGCTGGCCCGCTATGATATTAGCCATCCTCATCGTTATTCTGGGAGTGCAGCCCAGTTGGATGGTGCGCTGGAGCGAGACTTCAATGACGGCTATGATTACAAATCAACCCGCGATCGCTCAAGTCTCTTCTGCCAATAAGTAA
- a CDS encoding CO2 hydration protein — protein sequence MLTSTFKSSKHPLAMFIDRLKAGGALLPDSPENVVEVVGILKSYGVVLDAYYNNLLYIAEHQFLVLFPFFKYFNGEITIEKLLRHWWHDRINFEYAEYCMKTMMWHGGGGLDAYLDSEEFKERSQAAIQAKIKHNWPMRGLSSLFPDFLQEQVRQQCYYSALGQFWGVMAPMFLTLSDRYDRGEIKSISDVVDHIRIGLVEAATKPITYAVNIGGTVYEIIPESAGLTFLADTAIPYVEAVFFRGTPFPGTVSFNAQADQVPRDQSRFEYGALYADPLPIGGAGIPPTQLMQDMRHFLPDYLHDIYRRTFREEDDLRVQICQSFQKSMYCVTTAAIQGLAPYPLNTTDPQQAKAVRIYLEKWMDRFLQSQLLVVQGDYMVLPLTCEVQKV from the coding sequence ATGTTAACCAGCACATTCAAATCTTCCAAACACCCATTAGCCATGTTTATTGACAGGCTGAAAGCTGGGGGTGCGCTGCTACCTGATTCGCCAGAAAATGTAGTAGAAGTTGTAGGGATTCTGAAAAGTTACGGCGTGGTTCTGGATGCTTACTACAATAATCTTCTTTATATTGCTGAACATCAATTTTTAGTGCTTTTTCCCTTCTTTAAGTATTTCAATGGCGAAATAACAATAGAGAAATTGTTGCGCCACTGGTGGCATGACAGAATTAATTTCGAGTATGCCGAATACTGCATGAAAACGATGATGTGGCACGGCGGTGGCGGGTTGGATGCTTATTTAGATTCTGAGGAATTTAAAGAGCGATCGCAGGCGGCCATACAAGCAAAAATTAAACATAATTGGCCTATGAGAGGGCTAAGCAGCCTGTTTCCAGATTTTTTGCAAGAACAGGTGCGGCAGCAGTGTTATTACAGTGCCCTGGGCCAATTCTGGGGCGTAATGGCTCCTATGTTCCTCACATTATCTGACCGCTACGATCGAGGGGAAATTAAGTCTATCTCCGATGTAGTAGATCATATCCGCATAGGTTTAGTAGAAGCAGCAACTAAGCCGATTACTTATGCTGTGAACATTGGGGGTACTGTGTATGAAATAATTCCTGAATCGGCAGGTTTAACGTTCTTGGCGGATACAGCAATACCTTATGTAGAGGCAGTTTTCTTCCGGGGAACGCCATTTCCTGGTACGGTTTCGTTCAACGCGCAGGCAGATCAAGTTCCCAGAGACCAAAGTAGATTTGAATATGGGGCGTTGTATGCCGATCCTTTGCCGATTGGAGGTGCTGGAATTCCACCGACTCAACTCATGCAGGATATGCGCCATTTTCTACCAGATTATCTGCACGATATATATCGCCGTACCTTCCGGGAAGAAGATGATTTACGGGTGCAGATTTGCCAGAGTTTTCAAAAATCCATGTACTGCGTTACTACTGCTGCGATACAAGGGTTGGCACCGTATCCTTTAAACACTACAGATCCGCAGCAAGCAAAAGCCGTTCGCATTTATTTGGAAAAATGGATGGATCGCTTTTTACAATCGCAATTGCTGGTAGTTCAAGGTGATTATATGGTTTTACCTCTTACTTGCGAAGTGCAAAAGGTATAG